CAGAGTCACTACTGCAAAatccataaagaaaaaaaaacaacaacaacaaagagaAGAAGTTTCAGTGCTTGATGGCATTAATAGATTTTTAGATAGAGAGAGGAGGGGAAGAGGAAGGGGACCTGAATCATCATTGGAAGCACGAACTGAGAGATTTCTACGTGACTTGAACTTAAAAGGAGAGTGGTTTCTGTAAGAAATTTTTGAAAGAGATAtaagagaagaggaggaggagatggaTGAAGTTTTGCAGGTAGAAGAAGGAGAAGTAAATGGTGCTGCCTCCATTGCAGCTTCCTGAAACGACAGCTTCAGCTGCGGCTCCTCAATATTACAAGACTCCTGTTAATTTTCAGTTGTCGATTTGGAAGTGTGCTCTACTTCTAGGGTGTCGCCATGAGTCATAATGCCTCATTTCGCTTGCCTCCCTTTTTCCCCGTTCTTGTTGTTGTATCATGTTCTGGGCTAAGATCCTGGCATCAGCTTGGGCCATTATCCACTGATATGGACTTGGGTTTCATGTTAAATGATAATCGAACTAAACAATAAGTAAAGAATTCTGAGGCGGGGATGGCTCACCTGGTCATTTGAGTTTCCGTTTGACATGAGTCtaacctaataaataaataataattcggtatcagttaaaattaattaattagaagttctgatttttttattgatgagaatttcgattcaattttttaatatttttttattaaatctaaccAAATGTATATGActtttgttaatgtaaaaaattaaaaaaacaactacaattaatttgcaaaaatcataagaatttgaatttaaaaaggaTTAGGCTCTGGATTTTTTAATACCGATCTTCGGCTTACAGAAGCTAGCTATGGATTCACTATTCTATGATAGTCCTTGGCCTGTGTTTAATTTTAGGGTAGCATCGTGAGAgattgatttgttgttttttcacgctgaaataaaatattgaaaaccaaATAATTCAGGTAAAAAAAATGGCAATTAAAAAATCCATTCACTATAAAACTTTATAACCTGTGCGGGCATGCGATGCAATTAAAAATAGGTATTTTTGGATTAAATtcatgatataaataaatatatgagtTGTATGCGTACcatgctaaaaataaaataaatattcggGAGTgttataatgattgtttttttaaatattttttatttaaaaatatatcaaaataatattttttatttaaaaaaaattattttcaacattagtatttcaaaataatacaaaacattaaaaacaattaataaaaaaaataaaattcaacgaAACAACTCTATACAAAAACAAGACACAAAACAATTAGCTCAAATGTAGGCTGAATGAGATATATAGTTAGGTTtgaatcatagttattaaacccggtctcggggttgacccggccaaggagccgggtcccgggttttatgggtcaacccgggtcaacctgaaaaattaaaaaaaattaaaattttaatatttcatatgaaaaaatccatgtaaatatagattatacatattatgaagtttaaaagaatattttaaaaaatattttatcccacattaaaaagatattatgttaagattttaagttaaagtatttaaactaaaaaagttttttatcccacattgaaaaaacataactttttctttggaaacatggagtatatatactaatgggtttcaaatcccacaatgaaaaaacataacttttttcacgggaacatagagtatatatatgaaagggtttcaaatctcacattgaaaagataatatgttatccttttaagttgaagtatttaaaccaaaatgttttttatcccacattgaaaaaacatggtttttttcattggaacatagagtatatatatgaaagggcttcaaatcccacattgaaaagatatcatgttatcttttaagttgaagtatttaaaccaaaaggttttttattccacattgaaaaaacatgacttttttcttgggaacatatagtatatatactaatggatttcaaatcccacatttgaagagaaaaaaaaaccaggtcTCGTTCGGGTTCGTCCGGGtcccgggtcgcccgggtttgaccgggctgttgccacagccggtcttttattaaactcgGACCGGTCCAGCTACCGGGtcccgggccgggccgggtttaataatagTGGTTTGAATagtagtatttttttgtttttaaattatgtttgtagcgtttaaaatatatatttgatttaaaataatattaaaataatatttttttaatgttttttattagttttgatatgttactatgcttactttttaaattaatttttatttaaaaatatattaaaataatatttttttattttttaaccataacACTACCTACTACACTGCACTTAATTGAGTACACTCAGGGATCATGTGTACGTGTCCTTCACGCGTAACATGGCGTGGAATTTTGGTGACGCTGCTCTTCGAACAAAGAATATGTGGCCTACATGGAAGCATCGTATGCCCCTTCCAATGTTAACACGAATCGGATGCATCGTCTACCACTGTACATCATTGCTGGCACgtgtcttttccttttcttttttgaacaaTACTTGTATGTGCagatataaaattgtttttgaaattgtctTCCATTTCAATAATGTTCGCACGGATAAAGGAGCTCAACGTGACAACTAGCAATAATCAAATAACACTCCTATATATTGGAACAATGGAGTTTATTGCGTCAtttaatctaataatattttcttcataatGTGATAATTTTCCTTGTCCTGGTTTTCACGAGGATTATGTACGAATAGAGacatgaaacaaaagaaaatagaaaagagagagatatcTAGCTAATCACCTGATGGGTCcgtaaacaaattaaataatcagtataaatataatttgattagtaaaaattcaagataatatttaaaataaataaatcaaaacgacaatatatttgataaatctaAACTTATACGggttaatttatcaaatccaCGACTTGAACCATGAGACCATGATAGttctataaaaaatcaaaacaaactatgAAACCtagttttcaataaactcaatgctaaatggtaaaattgaaaaaaaatcaatctaaaaacaggacacaataaaacaacataagTTTATCCGGGTTAAACTATAAAATACATGACCTGGGTCATAAGATCGAGGTAACCCTGTAgagagcaaacaaaaaaaaatcatgaagcctaattctaaatcaattcaatactaaagaattgaattgaaaaaaatgtcaattaaaaaaagaaaaaatcgagTCAATGGGGTCAACCCGCCAAACCCATGACTCGAgttatgagaccgagataattttatagaaagcaaGCCAAAGTAAATCACGAAGCTTGATTATTAATCAACTCAACACtaagtgataaaattaaaaaaagaaatgacaattaaaaaaagacaacaacaaaaaaaacttgagtcaaatTGTCAAACTTATGACACTAGTTATAAGACTAAACTAACCGCATATAAAACTAACCGCCATGAACTATGAAGTCAATTCTTCAATAAACCAAATGTTGAAGTATAAAATTAGAGAAAGAAACATAGATatagaagaaagaaagcaaaagaaaaaaatttattgaaatgaataatattttgtgaggCAGTGCATAGTAAAAACATCATCCCTTTTAGTTTAttgaaccaaaacaaatcaggaattgtaattcttaattaactcaatgctaaatgatgaaattaaaaaaaaatatcaattttaaaaaaacttgcgTTAACTGGGCTAACCCACCAAACTCTTGACCCAAACTATAAaatcgagataacctcatagaaaacaaaccaaaatgaattatgaagtttaatttctaatcaactcaatgttgaaggatttaaatgacaaaacaaaagcaaaaaaaaaaaagggcaaaaaaaccTGGAGTCAACCCGCAAACCTGTGACATGGGTTATGAGACCGAACTAACCACATATAAAgcaaaacacaataaattataaagtccaaTCTCCAATAAACAAAATGCTGaagtatgaaattatataaaaaacatagatttagaaaaaaaaaagcaaaagcaaaaaaaaaaaaaacgttattGAAacaaatagtgttttgtgaagTGGTGCACACTAAAAGCACCAACCCTTTTAGTttgttaaactaaaataaatcacgaaacctaattcctaatcaattcaatgataaaagataaaattggaaaaataccaattaaaaaagacaaaaaaaaactcgagtcaattgGGTTAATCAATCAAACTCGCGATCCGAGTTATGAgaccaaaataattatatataaagtaaatcaaaataaatcatgaaacctaatttctaatcaacctattgttaaaatataaaattaaaaaaaatgtcaattgaaaaaaaaacaaaaaaaaaatcatgaagcttaattttctAATCAACTTATTGTTGaatatatgaaattgaaaaaaattccaattgaaaaaagacaaaaaaacttgaatcaacATGCCAAACTTGTAATACGGGTTATAAGATCTAGTCAACCATGTATAAAGCAAACCacattagattaaaaaatttaatttttaataaatcaaatgttaaagtaTAAAATCAGaaggaataaaaacataaatttagaaaagaaaaaaaagaagcagaagcaaaaaagaaaagaaaagaaacactaATGAAATGAACAAGGTTTTGTAAGGTGATGTTAAAGGCACAATCCCTTTTagtttattgttaattattaaataataattgctAAAAAAACAGTGTTCATGAGTAAATAGTAAAATcctgttaattattttttaaaattaattttgaaaagaaagacaaacataaaaagaagagataaaataaaattaatgactcctaaaaaataataaaaatctttgCATCTAATAttctttccttctccttttttttaaaataaactataaaaaatagcaaataatatgttatttaacTCTCAATACCATGAAATTTCTAGCCTTATCCCTTTAGCccaggagaaaaaaagaaaaagaaagggtaaTTCTAGCATTACCTCTGGGCTTTTTGGACAATAACTCTACAAACTCCATGCACACTGAAGCACGTGTAAAGCAAACCCAGCTTGTTGCCCCCGATCCATCCACCCACCagtgaagttattttttaaaatatttttttatttataaatatattaaaataatattttttatttttaacaatattgtattaaaataatttagaaatattaaaaaaatattaatttaaaaaataaataaatttttttaatattttttaaaatatttttaaaatgtaaaaaaaaaacagtgtgaCGGGTCTTAATAAGATACAAGCTGGAAAgtctaattttttgttttagtgatTTTTCGCTAAATTATGATGAAAAAGAATTTGCTGGGCCCGTCTTAATTAGTCAGTGATgatgagaaaaatgaaaaatcatcgTTAATCATTTGATTCATTGGATGCCCTTCATTCATAAGTTTCCCCCCTTTTCTCACCTAATTAAAATCCAACTAATGATAACATCAATGAACACTTTCACCTGCCtctcatcacatcaaaatgacTACTCATCAGCAGCAAATTTGTATGATTTCTAAAATCTCACTAATGGAAGGGTAGaaagtattcttttttttacagaatATTTGGAAGGATGATAACTTCAGagtgttttaatttgaaaagatattaaattagtattttttaatgatttcaatgtattaatattgaaaataaaaaaataattttaatatattttttaaataaaaaaaataattttaataccaGGTATCGGATACTTCCTGTCCGTTTAGTATAGATGcctttacaaaataaatatgtaacaaTTCACAGTATGAAAAGTCACATCCagaaaaatttaatgatttttttttaaataattagtgAATAGTCAGCCAGCCACACCCCACTAGAAGTCCTGTAATTAcccttgttttcttctctttaatcTTCAagtttcttgtttattttgtcattATCTTGTAGTAATGAGAACATATCAATCTTCAACTTCTTCAGAGTTCCAGAACTTCCTGTCTGTCTGATCTCTCTTTCCTTAGTAACAAAGAGTTTTACCAAATCTATAAAACCTGCTTCCAAACCCTTTCCCCTTCAAAACTCGCGCAACATCTGCAAGAAAAACAAGGAGCCAAAAACTCTCTCCCGATTGTCTTCGAAACTCCAGATATCTTGTATGGATAACCAAGGACCCTTTATAGTTTGGTTTTAACAAACAACTTCTCTGGTGGGTTTGGCTTAATTACATGATGTTGCAGCTTCTCTTTACAGTGGCTTTCTCTGCAGTGCCTCTGACTTTGTACATTCCACCTGTGAGGAGCTTGAATCTCTTTGTGGAAACCATGGAAGATCTGTTGAGGGAGTCGAGAGTTTACACTGGTAGACTCTATCCACGTGCAAGGCACGTGTGGTCTAGGGTCTTGGATATTTTGCTTTGCAATTTTAGGTTAGATTAGAAGAGGATGTTCTCCATGtacgttctctctctctctgtggtttatttttattgtctcaGAACTGATTTAGATTGCAATACGTTGTTGTTACTTTGGTTGTGCTTATGACTTTGTGCGGGATTATGTATTACAGAGAAATGTTTGAGAACTGCAAAGAtgctatataataaaataaaggatgttcttcatgttccttGTCCATGTAAAAACTAGGGTTTGGAGATGGGGTTTGCTTTCTTGATCAATCAAGATGAAGCGAAATTCGGAATTCTGGGTTTGTTTTTGGGTTAATTTCCCTTGAGAAAGGAAGGTCAATTGCCAGAACATTATTTGCAGGATGGAATGTAAAACGGGGATTGGGATAAAGATAGATAGATGCCTTCTTTTctgttataataatataatatagtaaTGGGACAtagttgttttatttatttattcctggAAGATGAGAACGGGAGATAATAGAACGATGAGATTTTGgtagatgaagaagaaaaaatcaaatgaatacGCCATAGGAGTTAGGATGAAGATAAATAAGGGGGGGATAGCTACTGGTTAGCATGTAACCTAATCCATCCAAAacagaagcaaaaacaaaaaaaaacaaagagatgaCGCTATTGACGCCCCCGGGGCTCCTTTTTGTTAGGACAAAAAACGCGGCAATATGTACATCTGAAATCGGATGGCAAAGTTTGGCATCTATGCTTTAGATAACGTTCAAGAAGGAAGATGGATACCGGCGGAAAAGACCTTAGCACCGAAGATTTTCACAGAGAGGTGTGGTTCGGCATGGTTTAAGATGACACAAGGGATTCCCAATTGATCTTTTGCTTTAGAAACTCTAATTGCATACGAAATCGGTACCCGTCTATTCCAAAATGTGAAGTTTTCTGCAAATTTGGTGCTCGAGTTTAACCCAACAAGGAATGGTACTTTTATGCTTCGTTGTATCATCTTTTTTGTTACTGGGCTAAAAGATTGTAAACTTGGTTCAGCCGTATAACAATTTGAAGTCAGGATTGTTTGCATATATAAAAATGCACCTTTTCCAGCATCAATCAGCTTGGCAtgcccttctttctttctcagtgGATAATGAAATGCCAAATAAGTCATCTTATTATAAGCATAGCTAGGGAGAGCAACAACCCCAAATAATGGAGCCAGTTGTGTATTTGCATCACTCAACCTTTCgagttcaaaaatacaaattttattttctataatgaGTTTGGATTTGCTTCCTTACAGTTTCTCTTATTGACATCAAATGAATCAGGTAATCAATTAAAgagcaataattaaaaaatgggAGGTGTGGATGTACGAATACCAGAAGAAACAAGATGCAATGACCAGTTTCAACTggactaaaaaaatcttttaaagaaTGAATTTTGGAAAACCGGGGTCCGGGTAGGGGGGGTTTTCCACATTTCAGCTGGAGAGCGTCGTGCAGGGCTTCAGGAACCAGAAAACATCCAAAGCTCTCGATTCTTTTCCATCAGAAATGAAAGGACTTCTGTCCTCGGTGGTTTCCTTATCCTTCTTCAGTTCCTTAAGGATTCCCCTTTCCTGCACAGTTCACCACCATCACATTAGTGCGACATCAAGCAAACATTCTTAGAAACAACAACAGACTTAGCAAGCTACATGTTGCActtatcaaattaacaaaaaacttAGAGTGAAGAATGGCTTGACTCTTATAACGTAGTTAAGGAAAGTCATGTTACTGAGAAGAAAACGGTCACAAGATGGGGGATAGCTCCAAGAATAGAGGTTTTATTCTGGCTAGTTAAGTGAAGAATGTATCCTTAAGGGGATGATTAGCTAGTCAACATTCAAAGTAACTGAGAATCATCCGTACCAGAGAGCtaaactattttaattattgtccATTGGTGGAGACGTTCATATGTAGTGTTAAGTGGCATAATCCAATGTGTTTGTTTGGAAGTTAGTTGATATCGAAAATTCTTGAAAACATGCACTTCAGATGCCTAACTAACTGGTTTCAAATTGCATAttcattgaatttaataactttcaGTTTAAGAAAGAAACAAGCAATCATCTCTCATCCAATACTCAAACCTGCagttaaattatttagtttaccATGTTtgtcattatcatcattaacTTGCCTTAACTCCTACAACCAAAAGTTCAATATTGAATGGAACCTAGTTGCGTTGCATACCGTAAGCCTGGACCTGGAAGCCTTCGAAGGGGTAGTTTTGGCGGGTGCACGGTTGGCAGAAAAGCATTGAGGTGAAGGAGGATTGGTCCGAATTTGCAGCAGGCGCTCCTCTCCTTTGTTCTTCACATTTGCCAAATTCAGAGGCACTGGGATGTTCTCTGTATCATCAACTCTTCTGCGCAATTCAACAACTATAATTTAGCCCCTTGAAATATTTTCATAGCATATGCACCCTAGAATATTTTCATAGCCCTGTGCTCACATTTGCCAAGTCTAAGTTTGTTTAAGACCAAAGATTTTAAGTTGGACTTTGAGCCATTTGTTTATGTTTGTTCGAAATCTTTAAGCTTTGGGAAGAATCCACAATTCAACAGCgataagaataaataaactttGCACGACGTTTTTCAGCCACTACTcccacatttgtttttttttttagcagatTTTTTCATCAAGCATGCAAAGActctaatctaaaaatacaatgaaGATAGAAAATCAGAGCAAACCAACTTTAATCTGTTGCAATGACAAAATCAACTTCTTTTAAAGATCCGTAATCCTTAAAATTCCAAAACTATTATCTCCTCTACCCAGTTCAAGTTAACTGCATATGTACAAATTTTAAAGACAAGCACAGAGGGAAATAACTTACTTCTTCCTGCCTTGCTTGGCACttcccttttcatttccttcGGGTTTCTCTCTATCATTGTTAAGCAAtggttttctctctttctccttcacATTCAACTCTCCCAAAACCTCTCTAGAACCCTCATTCACAACTACCCCATCTTTTTTCTCCCCCACTTGACTCCCCTTCTCATTTAAACTCTCCTTTTCCCTCGCTCTCGTTGCCAACTTCTTCAATTCATTGCAAAACTCAGTAATATGGCCTAATATATCTTTCCCTGCAAACAAATTCCTTGCCGATAACGTGCTTTTTAGCCTTGGTTCTTCCCTGGTTTGTGGGACATCATCAATAGGTCTGTTCTTTTCACTGCTTGATTTGATCATTTGTTTCATAGACTTCTGGTAATTTGATGGTGTTGATAAATTTGGATTCCGATTTTCGCTATCTTCATTGAATTTGGCTTTATAATCACATGATGTAAATGAAGACTGACTTTGCCCCCTTCTCTTCAACTTTGCATCTCTAaatccatagaaaataaaaaagaagagaacttTTAAGATGGTAACTCGAATCTTGAACTctttcttgattaaaaaataa
This region of Populus trichocarpa isolate Nisqually-1 chromosome 9, P.trichocarpa_v4.1, whole genome shotgun sequence genomic DNA includes:
- the LOC7475288 gene encoding uncharacterized protein LOC7475288, which codes for MEPAKIDWKRIDSVFVEDRLYENLNAPKWFDFFAPEDSTDDEAWFCRPDCNHPKTADDFFKTTPTSKLSSSGDRARSRTPLDDKNLRDAKLKRRGQSQSSFTSCDYKAKFNEDSENRNPNLSTPSNYQKSMKQMIKSSSEKNRPIDDVPQTREEPRLKSTLSARNLFAGKDILGHITEFCNELKKLATRAREKESLNEKGSQVGEKKDGVVVNEGSREVLGELNVKEKERKPLLNNDREKPEGNEKGSAKQGRKKRVDDTENIPVPLNLANVKNKGEERLLQIRTNPPSPQCFSANRAPAKTTPSKASRSRLTERGILKELKKDKETTEDRSPFISDGKESRALDVFWFLKPCTTLSS